One genomic window of Mucilaginibacter sp. SJ includes the following:
- the rfbA gene encoding glucose-1-phosphate thymidylyltransferase RfbA, with product MKGIILAGGSGTRLYPITRAISKQLMPIYDKPMIYYPLSVLMQADIREILIITTPEDNPGFKRLLGDGSELGCKFEYAIQEKPNGLAQAFVIGEQFIGDDKVALILGDNIFYGTGFAELIRSFNDVDGAAIFAYHVADPERYGVVEFDAEFRALSIEEKPLQPKSKFAVPGLYFYDNSVIQIAKDLEPSPRGEYEITDVNKFYLEQGNLHVGVMDKGTAWLDTGTFDSLSDATEYVRVIEKRQSTKIGCIEEVAYRRGFINDDQLRLLVNKYIKSGYGKYLQSLLPQ from the coding sequence ATGAAAGGAATTATTTTAGCAGGAGGGTCAGGCACACGTTTATATCCCATAACAAGGGCGATAAGCAAGCAATTGATGCCAATTTATGATAAACCGATGATTTATTATCCACTATCTGTTTTAATGCAAGCAGATATCAGGGAAATATTGATCATTACTACTCCGGAAGATAATCCCGGTTTTAAGCGATTACTGGGCGATGGCTCCGAACTTGGCTGTAAATTTGAATATGCCATACAAGAAAAGCCTAATGGACTTGCCCAGGCTTTTGTAATAGGTGAGCAATTTATCGGAGATGACAAAGTGGCCCTTATATTGGGCGATAATATATTTTATGGTACCGGTTTTGCCGAATTGATACGCAGCTTCAATGACGTTGATGGCGCTGCTATTTTTGCTTATCATGTAGCCGACCCTGAGCGCTATGGCGTGGTTGAATTTGATGCTGAATTCAGGGCCTTATCAATTGAGGAAAAGCCTCTACAGCCAAAGTCCAAATTTGCAGTGCCCGGCCTTTATTTTTATGATAATTCGGTAATTCAGATAGCAAAGGATCTTGAACCATCACCTCGTGGGGAATATGAAATTACCGATGTTAACAAGTTTTATCTTGAGCAGGGAAACTTGCATGTTGGTGTTATGGATAAAGGCACAGCCTGGTTAGATACCGGGACATTTGATTCATTGAGCGATGCTACCGAATATGTACGCGTGATTGAAAAACGCCAGTCAACAAAAATAGGGTGTATTGAGGAGGTTGCTTACCGTCGTGGTTTTATCAATGACGATCAGTTACGGTTGTTAGTTAACAAGTATATCAAAAGTGGTTATGGCAAATACTTACAAAGCCTGCTGCCGCAATAA
- the miaA gene encoding tRNA (adenosine(37)-N6)-dimethylallyltransferase MiaA → MNYEPFTMNYYSPTLIVVAGPTAVGKTAAAIKLAQHFNTVVVSADSRQFFREMNIGTAKPDESELAAAKHYFINSHSISESFSVGDFEKQGLALLDELFKVYDKVILAGGSGLYIKAICEGFDDLPVADISVREKLNQQLEKEGITPLQKKLQQVDPDYYTQVDLNNPQRIIRALEVFETSGKPFSSYRNATVNKRPFNIIKLALDMPREKLYERINLRVDLMVKQGLVEEVKSLLLYRELNALNTVGYSELFNYFDGKTSLDEALLLIKQNTRRFAKRQLTWFRKDKDFVWFDAGAPDVIDQMVRAIETPA, encoded by the coding sequence ATGAATTATGAACCATTCACTATGAACTACTACTCCCCAACCCTTATCGTAGTTGCTGGGCCTACCGCGGTGGGTAAAACGGCTGCGGCTATTAAGTTGGCACAGCACTTCAATACTGTAGTGGTTTCCGCCGATTCGAGGCAATTTTTCAGGGAGATGAATATCGGTACCGCCAAGCCCGATGAAAGCGAGTTGGCTGCGGCCAAACACTATTTCATTAACTCGCATTCCATATCCGAAAGTTTTTCTGTTGGCGATTTTGAAAAGCAGGGGCTTGCACTTTTAGATGAACTTTTTAAGGTATATGATAAGGTGATCCTGGCGGGGGGATCAGGTTTGTACATTAAAGCCATTTGTGAAGGCTTTGATGATTTGCCCGTGGCCGATATTTCAGTACGTGAAAAACTAAACCAGCAACTGGAAAAGGAAGGAATTACACCATTACAAAAAAAACTACAACAGGTCGACCCGGATTATTATACCCAGGTCGATCTTAATAATCCTCAGCGTATCATCAGGGCGTTGGAAGTATTTGAAACCTCAGGTAAACCATTTTCATCTTACCGCAACGCTACTGTAAATAAAAGACCTTTTAATATTATCAAACTGGCGCTTGATATGCCTCGCGAAAAATTGTATGAACGTATAAACCTGCGCGTCGACCTGATGGTTAAACAAGGCCTGGTTGAAGAAGTAAAAAGCCTCCTTCTCTACCGTGAGCTTAATGCTTTAAATACCGTTGGCTATTCAGAGCTATTTAATTATTTTGATGGCAAAACCAGCCTCGACGAAGCCCTCCTGCTTATAAAACAAAATACCAGGCGCTTCGCCAAAAGGCAGCTTACCTGGTTCAGAAAAGATAAAGATTTTGTTTGGTTTGATGCCGGTGCTCCCGATGTTATTGACCAGATGGTCAGAGCCATTGAAACTCCCGCATAA
- a CDS encoding IS1096 element passenger TnpR family protein yields MAVYRFRVTFEDYDDVTREIDVKSNQTFEDLHRAIHQSTGYNPEFSSSFYISNDQWTKGEEITYLPNQRRIDRGVSLMNKVKLLSFIDDPHQKFYYTFNFDRPFDFHVELMKIILDETPGTTYPAVVKSVGEAPKQFGNSFNATVLPPVTEDFDFLNEMAFNPEDAEDFSEVTDTDDLPEEKHSGGEEEEEEDEFGNEFSDDEGFEDDERPGRGGSDDY; encoded by the coding sequence ATGGCAGTATACAGGTTCAGGGTTACTTTTGAAGACTACGATGACGTTACGAGAGAAATTGATGTAAAATCAAATCAAACTTTCGAAGATCTTCACCGCGCAATTCATCAGTCAACCGGGTACAATCCGGAATTTTCTTCATCATTTTATATCAGTAATGATCAGTGGACCAAAGGTGAAGAAATAACTTACCTGCCTAACCAAAGGCGTATTGACCGAGGTGTATCATTAATGAATAAAGTAAAGCTGTTGAGTTTTATTGATGACCCGCACCAAAAATTTTACTATACATTCAATTTCGATCGTCCGTTTGATTTTCATGTGGAACTAATGAAGATCATTTTAGATGAAACACCGGGTACTACCTACCCCGCCGTTGTAAAATCAGTTGGCGAGGCCCCAAAACAATTTGGCAACTCATTTAATGCTACCGTTTTACCGCCTGTTACCGAAGACTTCGACTTTTTGAACGAAATGGCCTTTAACCCGGAGGATGCCGAAGATTTTTCGGAAGTTACAGATACCGATGATCTGCCGGAAGAAAAACACTCCGGCGGCGAAGAAGAAGAGGAGGAAGATGAATTCGGCAATGAATTTAGCGATGATGAGGGCTTTGAGGATGATGAAAGACCTGGCAGAGGCGGCAGCGACGATTATTAA
- a CDS encoding CCA tRNA nucleotidyltransferase, which produces MQQHLRHPVFSVISRLAGEQNVQAYAIGGFVRDIFLNRPSKDIDIVIIGNGIAFAEVVANTLKVKLAVYKNFGTASLKYRDLEIEFVGARKESYRRDSRKPIVENGTLEDDQKRRDFTINALAISLHPDTFGELLDPFNGIADLENKLIRTPLNPNETFSDDPLRMMRAIRFATQLNFRIDDIAVEAIKTTAARISIISQERITDELNKIILSPVPSIGFNYLFDTGLLHKIFPQMVALYGVDYVDGKGHKDNFYHTLQVLDNICETTDDLWLRWAAILHDIAKPATKRFEPGHGWTFHGHEDRGARMVPKIFAQLKLPLNEKMKQVQKLVQLHLRPIVLSQSIVTDSAVRRLLFEAGDDIEALMLLCKADITTKNEYKVKKYRNNFELVQQKLKDVEERDSIRNWQPPVTGNDIMTMFGIKEGREVGIIKNQIREAILEGEIPNNREAALSFTISKGIEIGLKVVTNPN; this is translated from the coding sequence ATGCAGCAACACCTCAGGCATCCCGTATTTTCTGTTATATCCCGTTTAGCGGGCGAACAAAACGTACAGGCCTATGCTATAGGTGGTTTTGTGCGCGATATTTTCCTGAACCGCCCGTCGAAGGATATTGATATCGTAATTATTGGCAACGGCATTGCTTTTGCCGAAGTTGTTGCCAATACGCTTAAAGTTAAACTGGCGGTTTATAAAAACTTCGGTACGGCCTCGCTCAAATACCGCGATCTGGAGATAGAGTTTGTTGGTGCCCGTAAAGAATCATACCGCCGCGACTCGCGCAAGCCAATTGTGGAGAACGGCACTTTAGAAGACGACCAGAAACGCCGCGATTTTACCATCAACGCGCTGGCCATTTCCCTCCACCCCGATACATTTGGCGAGTTGCTTGATCCATTTAACGGCATTGCCGACCTGGAAAACAAACTGATCCGCACACCGCTTAATCCTAACGAAACATTTTCAGACGATCCGCTGCGTATGATGCGGGCCATCAGGTTTGCTACCCAGCTCAATTTCAGGATCGATGATATCGCCGTTGAAGCCATTAAAACCACTGCTGCCAGGATCAGCATCATATCGCAGGAGCGCATTACCGATGAACTGAACAAGATCATCCTGTCGCCGGTGCCTTCCATAGGTTTTAATTACCTATTTGATACCGGACTGTTGCATAAAATCTTCCCGCAAATGGTAGCCCTTTACGGGGTTGACTATGTAGATGGCAAAGGCCATAAGGATAACTTTTACCATACCCTTCAGGTACTTGACAACATCTGCGAAACTACCGACGACCTTTGGTTACGTTGGGCTGCCATACTGCATGACATAGCCAAACCCGCCACCAAACGTTTTGAGCCCGGCCACGGCTGGACTTTTCATGGTCATGAAGACCGGGGCGCACGCATGGTGCCCAAGATTTTCGCCCAGCTTAAACTGCCGCTTAATGAAAAAATGAAGCAGGTTCAAAAACTTGTGCAGCTTCATTTAAGGCCCATCGTACTTTCACAATCCATAGTTACCGATTCGGCAGTGAGGCGTTTGCTTTTTGAGGCAGGAGATGATATCGAAGCATTGATGTTGTTGTGTAAAGCAGACATCACCACCAAAAATGAATATAAGGTTAAAAAATATCGTAACAATTTTGAGCTTGTTCAACAAAAATTAAAAGACGTTGAGGAACGCGACAGCATCCGTAACTGGCAGCCGCCGGTTACCGGTAACGATATCATGACCATGTTCGGTATAAAAGAAGGCCGGGAAGTAGGAATAATCAAAAATCAGATCCGCGAAGCCATATTGGAAGGCGAAATTCCCAACAATAGGGAGGCCGCGTTAAGCTTTACAATCAGCAAAGGCATTGAAATTGGCTTAAAAGTTGTGACTAATCCAAATTAA
- a CDS encoding L-threonylcarbamoyladenylate synthase, which produces MLRDEVAKAFKIVQEGGIILYPTDTIWGIGCDATNTEAIQKIYRLKQRDEAKSMIILLDTENKLESYISEVNPLAFELIEYAENPLTLVMPGAKNISPALIAADGSVGVRVPKDMPFCQQLIQRLRKPLVSTSANISGKPSPQYFSQIDQEIIDGVDYVVDLEQHSKEIKTPSTIMRLAPDGRFEFLRR; this is translated from the coding sequence ATGCTTAGAGACGAAGTAGCCAAGGCTTTTAAAATTGTACAAGAGGGTGGCATCATCCTTTACCCTACCGATACCATTTGGGGCATAGGCTGTGACGCCACCAACACCGAAGCCATTCAAAAGATCTACCGCCTGAAACAGCGCGATGAGGCCAAAAGCATGATCATTTTGCTGGATACTGAAAACAAGCTGGAAAGCTATATCAGTGAAGTAAACCCGCTGGCCTTTGAACTGATTGAATACGCAGAAAACCCGTTAACACTGGTAATGCCGGGCGCCAAAAACATTTCCCCGGCTTTAATTGCTGCCGACGGCAGTGTGGGCGTAAGGGTGCCAAAAGATATGCCCTTTTGCCAGCAACTGATCCAGCGCCTGCGCAAGCCATTGGTGTCAACTTCGGCCAATATTAGCGGCAAACCCTCGCCGCAATATTTTTCGCAAATAGACCAGGAAATTATTGACGGCGTTGATTATGTTGTTGATTTGGAGCAGCATAGCAAAGAGATCAAAACACCATCAACCATCATGAGGTTGGCCCCTGATGGCAGGTTTGAGTTTTTGCGTCGTTAA